One part of the Streptomyces ferrugineus genome encodes these proteins:
- a CDS encoding pirin family protein: protein MDVRRAAERYPGGEPASGIESRHAFSFGPHYDPDNLRFGAMIACNEERLAPGAGFDEHPHSHTEIVTWVVEGELTHRDSTGHETRVGPGDVQRLSSAGGVRHVERNDAGTPLTFIQTWLAPLTPGGDPSYEIVHGIADSTPYAVPEAGAMLHVRRLGAGERTAVPDGAYLYVHVVRGAVRLDGEELGAGDAARITDAKDVEAVGVSAAELLMWEMAGQL from the coding sequence ATGGACGTACGGCGCGCCGCGGAGCGCTATCCGGGAGGAGAACCGGCCTCGGGCATCGAGTCCCGCCACGCCTTCTCCTTCGGCCCGCACTACGACCCCGACAACCTCCGCTTCGGCGCGATGATCGCCTGCAACGAGGAGCGGCTCGCGCCCGGCGCCGGCTTCGACGAGCACCCGCACAGCCACACCGAGATCGTGACGTGGGTGGTCGAGGGCGAGCTGACCCACCGCGACTCCACCGGCCACGAGACCCGGGTCGGCCCCGGGGACGTCCAGCGGCTGAGCTCGGCGGGCGGCGTACGGCACGTCGAGCGCAACGACGCCGGCACGCCGCTGACCTTCATCCAGACCTGGCTGGCCCCGCTGACCCCGGGCGGCGACCCGTCGTACGAGATCGTCCACGGCATCGCGGACTCCACGCCGTACGCCGTCCCGGAGGCGGGCGCGATGCTGCACGTACGGCGGCTGGGGGCGGGGGAGCGGACGGCGGTGCCGGACGGGGCGTATCTGTATGTGCATGTCGTGCGCGGTGCGGTGCGGCTGGACGGCGAGGAACTGGGCGCGGGAGACGCGGCGCGCATCACGGACGCCAAGGACGTCGAGGCGGTCGGGGTGAGCGCGGCGGAGCTGCTGATGTGGGAGATGGCCGGGCAGCTGTGA
- a CDS encoding serine hydrolase domain-containing protein — protein MSLQSLALIENWPVPTAAAGVVRADGTVLGTHGPVGQRFALASVTKPLAAYAVLVAYEEGAVELDEPAGPQGATVRHLLAHTSGLAFDEHRVTAPPGERRLYSNAGFEQLGDHVAKATDIAFGEYLRQAVLEPLGMTSTALEGSPAKDGVSSVEDLLRFAAEVQAPRLLDPRTVAEAMTVQYPGTKGVLPGYGHQNPNDWGLGFEIRDSKSPHWTGSSSSPRTFGHFGQSGTFLWIDPDARAACVALTDRAFGPWAVEVWPAFTDAVLAEL, from the coding sequence ATGTCCTTGCAGAGCCTCGCACTGATCGAGAACTGGCCGGTCCCCACCGCCGCCGCGGGTGTCGTCCGGGCGGACGGCACGGTCCTGGGTACGCACGGCCCGGTCGGGCAGCGGTTCGCGCTGGCCTCGGTCACCAAGCCGCTGGCCGCCTACGCCGTCCTCGTCGCCTACGAGGAGGGCGCGGTCGAGCTCGACGAGCCGGCCGGGCCGCAGGGGGCGACCGTGCGGCATCTGCTCGCGCACACCTCGGGGCTGGCCTTCGACGAGCACCGGGTGACGGCCCCGCCCGGGGAGCGGCGGCTGTACTCCAACGCCGGGTTCGAGCAGCTCGGGGATCATGTCGCCAAGGCGACGGACATCGCGTTCGGGGAGTATCTGCGGCAGGCGGTGCTGGAGCCGCTGGGCATGACGTCCACCGCGCTGGAGGGCTCCCCGGCCAAGGACGGCGTGTCGAGCGTCGAGGATCTGCTGCGGTTCGCGGCGGAGGTGCAGGCGCCGCGGCTGCTGGACCCGCGCACGGTCGCCGAGGCGATGACCGTGCAGTACCCGGGAACGAAGGGCGTGCTGCCCGGGTACGGGCATCAGAACCCGAACGACTGGGGGCTCGGCTTCGAGATCCGGGACTCCAAGTCGCCGCACTGGACGGGGTCTTCGTCCTCGCCGCGCACCTTCGGGCACTTCGGGCAGTCGGGTACGTTCCTGTGGATCGACCCGGACGCGCGGGCGGCCTGCGTGGCGCTGACCGATCGCGCCTTCGGGCCCTGGGCCGTCGAGGTGTGGCCGGCGTTCACGGACGCGGTGCTCGCCGAGCTGTAG